Proteins from one Scleropages formosus chromosome 14, fSclFor1.1, whole genome shotgun sequence genomic window:
- the LOC108920412 gene encoding carbohydrate sulfotransferase 7-like translates to MKRKVWRVCVFFLLASSLLLVLGPHLLDYGAESKVEEKRRRSPALKNVNAPFWDYNKLKNATPRQERPVTRSRSKTHIYVHATWRTGSSFLGELFNQHPDVFYLYEPMWQVWQALYPGDARSLQGGVRDMMSALFRCDFSALRLYMGTRNLSIYSVFGWKTNKVICSEPLCAHYRKCDVQLVDEQVCAKCPPKNLADLERECRKYPVVVIKDVRIVDLEALLPLIRDPELNLHVLQLFRDPRAVHCSRLVSKHALLKESIQILRTRRHQGTLGISLGRKATKRADLYVGNAIELICDHWHKDMGFVKDAPAWVKSRYAFVRYEDLALGAAEELRRLYRFANLRSSQALEEFAFNMTHGEKYSLKKPFLISSRDAKESMFAWRNGLSVAQISLVEQRCGQVMRSLGYQNVIVGEG, encoded by the coding sequence ATGAAGAGAAAAGTGtggcgggtgtgtgtgttttttctcttgGCCTCCTCGCTGCTACTTGTGTTAGGTCCACACCTGCTGGATTACGGGGCAGAAAGCAAGGTGGAAGAGAAACGGAGACGAAGCCCTGCCCTGAAGAACGTCAACGCGCCCTTCTGGGATTACAACAAACTGAAGAACGCGACGCCAAGGCAGGAGCGCCCGGTCACGAGGAGCCGCTCCAAGACGCACATCTACGTGCACGCGACGTGGAGGACCGGCTCCTCCTTCCTGGGGGAGCTGTTCAATCAGCACCCCGACGTGTTCTACCTGTACGAGCCCAtgtggcaggtttggcaggCGCTCTACCCCGGGGACGCGCGGAGCCTCCAGGGGGGCGTCCGCGACATGATGAGCGCGCTCTTCCGCTGCGACTTCTCGGCGCTCAGACTTTACATGGGCACGAGGAATCTGAGCATCTACTCCGTTTTCGGGTGGAAAACCAACAAGGTGATCTGCTCGGAGCCCCTGTGCGCTCATTACCGCAAGTGCGACGTGCAGCTCGTGGACGAACAGGTGTGCGCCAAGTGTCCCCCCAAGAACCTGGCGGATCTGGAGAGGGAGTGCAGGAAATACCCCGTGGTGGTCATCAAAGACGTGCGCATCGTGGACCTGGAGGCGCTGCTCCCTCTGATCAGAGACCCCGAGCTGAACCTCCACGTGCTGCAGCTGTTCCGCGACCCCCGCGCCGTGCACTGCTCCAGGCTCGTGTCCAAACATGCGCTCCTCAAGGAGAGCATCCAGATCCTGAGGACCAGGCGCCACCAGGGCACATTGGGGATCTCCCTCGGCAGAAAGGCGACCAAACGCGCCGATCTGTACGTGGGGAACGCCATAGAGCTCATCTGTGACCACTGGCACAAGGACATGGGCTTCGTGAAGGACGCCCCCGCGTGGGTGAAGAGCCGCTACGCGTTCGTGCGCTACGAAGACCTGGCTCTCGGCGCGGCGGAGGAGCTGCGCAGGCTCTACCGCTTCGCCAACCTCCGCTCCTCGCAGGCTCTCGAAGAGTTCGCGTTCAACATGACCCACGGGGAAAAGTACAGCCTGAAGAAACCCTTCCTCATCTCGTCGAGAGACGCGAAGGAGAGCATGTTCGCGTGGAGGAACGGGCTGAGCGTGGCGCAGATCAGCCTCGTGGAGCAGCGCTGCGGACAGGTGATGCGCAGCCTCGGCTACCAGAACGTCATCGTGGGAGAAGGTTAG
- the LOC108920413 gene encoding protein XRP2 isoform X1, producing MGCFFSKKSKRKGAQKEATPTAGDGGPSAAAEEEEEGSKQYSWDKREKVDPKDYMLTGIKDATVGRLPGKLNGQQFVIQDCENCNIYVFDHSAAVTVDDCINCRIMLGPVKGSVFFRDCKDIKCVVACQQFRTRDCKKMDVFLCCATQPIIESSTGMKFGCYQYFYPELAYHFKDAGLSIFNNNWSNIHDFTPVSGETNWSLLPEEAKVLDYVQLPDSDSEFKSIRISTELGRSIVPLTHGGRRKHSDESCLFVFFAGDYTTANARKLIDEATAKGFVLIQTKEVSMRPEDVNRVFQNNADALTELITKGPVVALELNGEGVVEACHSIAEDIFSGTKVFVSENKNSSSKDVDNFFNFADMQMGL from the exons ATGGGTTGCTTCTTCTCGAAGAAATCTAAGAGGAAAGGGGCGCAAAAGGAGGCGACGCCGACGGCAGGGGACGGCGGCCCCAGCgcggcggcggaggaggaggaggaaggatcGAAGCAGTACAGCTGGGACAAACGAGAGAAG GTCGATCCTAAGGACTACATGTTGACAGGGATTAAGGATGCCACGGTCGGGCGTTTACCTGGCAAACTCAACGGTCAGCAGTTTGTCATCCAGGACTGTGAGAACTGCAATATCTACGTGTTTGACCATTCAGCGGCCGTCACCGTTGACGACTGCATAAACTGCCGTATTATGCTGGGGCCGGTGAAGGGCAGCGTCTTCTTCCGGGACTGCAAGGACATAAAGTGTGTGGTGGCGTGCCAACAGTTCCGCACGCGGGACTGCAAAAAGATGGACGTCTTCTTATGCTGTGCCACGCAGCCCATCATTGAGTCCTCCACGGGCATGAAGTTTGGATGCTACCAGTATTTCTACCCTGAGCTTGCCTACCACTTTAAAGATGCTGGCCTGAGCATTTTCAACAACAACTGGAGCAACATTCATGACTTCACCCCGGTTTCTGGCGAGACTAACTGGAGCTTGCTGCCAGAGGAAGCTAAGGTTCTTGACTACGTGCAACTGCCAGACTCCGACTCGGAGTTCAAATCCATTAGGATCTCCACTGAGCTTGGGAGGAGCATTGTGCCATTGACCCATGGAGGGAGGCGGAAGCATAGCGATGAATCCTGCctttttgtgttctttgcagGGGACTACACCACGGCTAATGCCCGCAAACTCATTGATGAG GCAACAGCAAAGGGCTTTGTTCTGATCCAAACCAAAGAGGTTTCGATGCGTCCTGAAGATGTCAACAGAGTCTTTCAGAACAATGCAGATGCCCTCACGGAATTAATAACTAAag GCCCAGTTGTGGCTCTAGAACTGAATGGAGAAGGTGTAGTTGAAGCCTGCCACAGCATCGCTGAGGATATATTCAGTGGAACCAAG GTATTTGTTTcggaaaacaaaaattcatcCTCAAAAGATGTGGATAACTTCTTCAACTTTGCTGACATGCAAATGGGACTGTGA
- the LOC108920413 gene encoding protein XRP2 isoform X2 — protein MLTGIKDATVGRLPGKLNGQQFVIQDCENCNIYVFDHSAAVTVDDCINCRIMLGPVKGSVFFRDCKDIKCVVACQQFRTRDCKKMDVFLCCATQPIIESSTGMKFGCYQYFYPELAYHFKDAGLSIFNNNWSNIHDFTPVSGETNWSLLPEEAKVLDYVQLPDSDSEFKSIRISTELGRSIVPLTHGGRRKHSDESCLFVFFAGDYTTANARKLIDEATAKGFVLIQTKEVSMRPEDVNRVFQNNADALTELITKGPVVALELNGEGVVEACHSIAEDIFSGTKVFVSENKNSSSKDVDNFFNFADMQMGL, from the exons ATGTTGACAGGGATTAAGGATGCCACGGTCGGGCGTTTACCTGGCAAACTCAACGGTCAGCAGTTTGTCATCCAGGACTGTGAGAACTGCAATATCTACGTGTTTGACCATTCAGCGGCCGTCACCGTTGACGACTGCATAAACTGCCGTATTATGCTGGGGCCGGTGAAGGGCAGCGTCTTCTTCCGGGACTGCAAGGACATAAAGTGTGTGGTGGCGTGCCAACAGTTCCGCACGCGGGACTGCAAAAAGATGGACGTCTTCTTATGCTGTGCCACGCAGCCCATCATTGAGTCCTCCACGGGCATGAAGTTTGGATGCTACCAGTATTTCTACCCTGAGCTTGCCTACCACTTTAAAGATGCTGGCCTGAGCATTTTCAACAACAACTGGAGCAACATTCATGACTTCACCCCGGTTTCTGGCGAGACTAACTGGAGCTTGCTGCCAGAGGAAGCTAAGGTTCTTGACTACGTGCAACTGCCAGACTCCGACTCGGAGTTCAAATCCATTAGGATCTCCACTGAGCTTGGGAGGAGCATTGTGCCATTGACCCATGGAGGGAGGCGGAAGCATAGCGATGAATCCTGCctttttgtgttctttgcagGGGACTACACCACGGCTAATGCCCGCAAACTCATTGATGAG GCAACAGCAAAGGGCTTTGTTCTGATCCAAACCAAAGAGGTTTCGATGCGTCCTGAAGATGTCAACAGAGTCTTTCAGAACAATGCAGATGCCCTCACGGAATTAATAACTAAag GCCCAGTTGTGGCTCTAGAACTGAATGGAGAAGGTGTAGTTGAAGCCTGCCACAGCATCGCTGAGGATATATTCAGTGGAACCAAG GTATTTGTTTcggaaaacaaaaattcatcCTCAAAAGATGTGGATAACTTCTTCAACTTTGCTGACATGCAAATGGGACTGTGA
- the LOC108920594 gene encoding protein Jade-3-like isoform X3, with translation MKRHRSSSSSDSSDNESPSTSFCSSSQYGGKGGTPAVAPKKPAEVFRKDLISAMKLPDSHHIPPEDYYLLMDTWKQEWEKGVQVPAYPDGIPQPSVRKYIQVCSQEPQEPGYVNILELAEAMCRYDLDDMDLYWLEELNAELRDMGEVMMDELTLERAMEALERQCHDNMNHAIETEEGLGIEYDEDVVCDVCRSPDSEEGNDMVFCDKCNICVHQACYGIVKVPEGCWLCRTCVLGINPQCILCPKKGGAMKATRAGTKWAHVSCALWIPEVSIACPERMEPITKVSHIPPSRWSLICSLCKLKTGACIQCSVKSCTIPFHVTCAFEHSLEMKTILDEGDEVKFKSYCLKHSKPKAGEAGHSPARHKPPTETEKLGLRAQKLQELEEEFYAMVRPEELAQDVGLPQHLLDFVFQYWKLKRKSNFNKVLLPPREEEENLLVQPKEDSIRTRMRMFMYLRQDLERVRNLCYMVTRREKLKLSHSKVQEQVFNLQVQLIDHELSAGKSLSRPMDKTLSSPPRITLKLKMPKGTLGNGKSSFKSGNKPLCPDNSENVFDKRSGRTGRGQRAFLSNGLPAVREGGPGPMSLTKPSGKPLALQAALHGHSANGSSRLEQEQGRSAKSNGVMKKSAVKDSCQVSGDQDTPNYITDEGGSPKNLGGKRERMEGSARVSMSRQGQAALSDGYCPDLEHSDSEPEAKGRRRRARAPGGSPEEYPTEHYGGKGGNRSKLLLGSRISVQRS, from the exons ATGAAACGCCACAGATCTTCAAGCAGCAGTGACAGTTCTGACAATGAGA GTCCCTCAACCTCGTTCTGCTCTTCCAGCCAGTATGGAGGGAAAGGCGGAACCCCTGCTGTTGCACCAAAGAAACCAGCAGAG GTATTCCGAAAAGACTTGATCAGTGCCATGAAGCTCCCGGACTCTCACCACATCCCTCCAGAAGATTACTACCTGCTAATGGACACCTGGAAACAGGAGTGGGAGAAGGGGGTCCAAGTGCCCGCCTATCCTGATGGTATCCCCCAGCCTTCTGTCAG GAAGTACATCCAGGTTTGCAGCCAGGAGCCCCAGGAACCCGGATATGTTAACATCTTGGAGCTAGCCGAGGCTATGTGCCGCTACGACCTGGACGACATGGACCTCTACTGGCTCGAGGAGCTCAACGCAGAGCTCAGGGATATGG GCGAGGTCATGATGGATGAGCTGACCTTGGAGCGTGCTATGGAGGCCCTGGAGCGCCAGTGTCATGACAACATGAACCATGCCATCGAGACAGAGGAGGGCCTGGGCATTGAGTACGATGAGGATGTTGTTTGTGACGTGTGCCGCTCGCCTGATAGTGAAGAGGGCAACGATATGGTTTTCTGTGATAAGTGCAACATCTGTGTGCATCAG GCATGTTATGGCATCGTGAAAGTGCCGGAAGGTTGCTGGCTGTGCAGGACATGCGTACTGGGGATCAACCCGCAATGTATCCTGTGTCCTAAGAAGGGTGGTGCCATGAAGGCCACGCGGGCTGGCACCAAATGGGCCCATGTCAGCTGTGCTCTGTGGATACCTGAG GTGAGCATTGCCTGTCCAGAGAGAATGGAGCCCATCACCAAAGTGTCTCACATCCCCCCCAGCCGCTGGTCATTGATCTGCAGCCTCTGTAAGCTTAAAACTGGCGCATGCATCCAG TGCTCTGTGAAAAGCTGCACCATCCCCTTCCATGTGACCTGTGCGTTTGAACACAGCCTGGAGATGAAGACCATCCTGGATGAGGGCGATGAGGTGAAGTTCAAATCCTATTGCCTGAAACACAGCAAGCCCAAAGCAGGCGAGGCTGGCCACAGTCCAGCACGACACAAGCCCCCCACGGAAACTGAGAAACTTGGGCTTCGTGCCCAGAAGctccaggagctggaggaggagttcTACGCTATGGTGCGACCTGAGGAGCTGGCCCAGGATGTAGGCCTCCCCCAGCACCTCTTGGACTTTGTCTTTCAGTACTGGAAGCTCAAGCGCAAGAGCAACTTCAACAAGGTGCTGTTGCCACctagggaggaggaggagaacctTCTGGTACAGCCCAAGGAGGACAGCATCCGCACACGCATGCGCATGTTCATGTACCTGCGGCAGGATCTGGAGAGG GTGAGGAACTTGTGCTACATGGTGACCAGACGGGAGAAACTGAAACTGTCCCACAGCAAAGTTCAAGAACAGGTCTTCAATCTGCAGGTGCAGCTCATTGACCACGAGTTGTCTGCAG GTAAATCTCTTTCTCGTCCTATGGATAAGACCCTCAGTTCACCTCCAAGGATAACGCTAAAACTGAAGATGCCCAAAGGGACACTGGGAAATGGCAAATCCAGCTTCAAGTCAGGTAACAAGCCCCTGTGCCCAGACAACAGTGAGAATGTTTTTGACAAGCGCAGTGGCAGGACGGGGCGGGGCCAGAGGGCATTCCTCAGCAATGGTCTTCCAGCTGTTAGGGAAGGTGGGCCTGGTCCTATGTCACTCACCAAACCATCAGGTAAACCGCTGGCTCTTCAGGCTGCTCTTCATGGTCATTCAGCCAATGGGAGCAGTaggctggagcaggagcaaGGCCGGTCCGCTAAATCCAATGGGGTCATGAAGAAGTCTGCAGTTAAAGACTCTTGCCAGGTTTCTGGTGACCAGGACACCCCTAATTATATCACTGATGAAGGTGGCTCCCCTAAAAATCTGGgtggaaagagagaaagaatggAGGGCTCTGCCCGGGTTTCGATGAGCCGGCagggacaagcagctctgagCGATGGATACTGCCCTGACTTGGAGCACAGCGACTCGGAGCCCGAAGCCAAGGGCCGGAGACGGAGGGCCAGAGCCCCAGGGGGCAGCCCAGAGGAGTATCCAACAGAGCACTACGGCGGAAAAGGTGGCAACAGGAGCAAACTGTTACTGGGGTCCAGAATCTCTGTGCAAAGGTCCTGA
- the LOC108920594 gene encoding protein Jade-3-like isoform X2, which translates to MKRHRSSSSSDSSDNESPSTSFCSSSQYGGKGGTPAVAPKKPAEVFRKDLISAMKLPDSHHIPPEDYYLLMDTWKQEWEKGVQVPAYPDGIPQPSVRIVAEKPKEILFSRPRKYIQVCSQEPQEPGYVNILELAEAMCRYDLDDMDLYWLEELNAELRDMGEVMMDELTLERAMEALERQCHDNMNHAIETEEGLGIEYDEDVVCDVCRSPDSEEGNDMVFCDKCNICVHQACYGIVKVPEGCWLCRTCVLGINPQCILCPKKGGAMKATRAGTKWAHVSCALWIPEVSIACPERMEPITKVSHIPPSRWSLICSLCKLKTGACIQCSVKSCTIPFHVTCAFEHSLEMKTILDEGDEVKFKSYCLKHSKPKAGEAGHSPARHKPPTETEKLGLRAQKLQELEEEFYAMVRPEELAQDVGLPQHLLDFVFQYWKLKRKSNFNKVLLPPREEEENLLVQPKEDSIRTRMRMFMYLRQDLERVRNLCYMVTRREKLKLSHSKVQEQVFNLQVQLIDHELSAGKSLSRPMDKTLSSPPRITLKLKMPKGTLGNGKSSFKSGNKPLCPDNSENVFDKRSGRTGRGQRAFLSNGLPAVREGGPGPMSLTKPSGKPLALQAALHGHSANGSSRLEQEQGRSAKSNGVMKKSAVKDSCQVSGDQDTPNYITDEGGSPKNLGGKRERMEGSARVSMSRQGQAALSDGYCPDLEHSDSEPEAKGRRRRARAPGGSPEEYPTEHYGGKGGNRSKLLLGSRISVQRS; encoded by the exons ATGAAACGCCACAGATCTTCAAGCAGCAGTGACAGTTCTGACAATGAGA GTCCCTCAACCTCGTTCTGCTCTTCCAGCCAGTATGGAGGGAAAGGCGGAACCCCTGCTGTTGCACCAAAGAAACCAGCAGAG GTATTCCGAAAAGACTTGATCAGTGCCATGAAGCTCCCGGACTCTCACCACATCCCTCCAGAAGATTACTACCTGCTAATGGACACCTGGAAACAGGAGTGGGAGAAGGGGGTCCAAGTGCCCGCCTATCCTGATGGTATCCCCCAGCCTTCTGTCAG GATTGTTGCAGAGAAACCCAAAGAGATCCTTTTCTCCCGGCCAAGGAAGTACATCCAGGTTTGCAGCCAGGAGCCCCAGGAACCCGGATATGTTAACATCTTGGAGCTAGCCGAGGCTATGTGCCGCTACGACCTGGACGACATGGACCTCTACTGGCTCGAGGAGCTCAACGCAGAGCTCAGGGATATGG GCGAGGTCATGATGGATGAGCTGACCTTGGAGCGTGCTATGGAGGCCCTGGAGCGCCAGTGTCATGACAACATGAACCATGCCATCGAGACAGAGGAGGGCCTGGGCATTGAGTACGATGAGGATGTTGTTTGTGACGTGTGCCGCTCGCCTGATAGTGAAGAGGGCAACGATATGGTTTTCTGTGATAAGTGCAACATCTGTGTGCATCAG GCATGTTATGGCATCGTGAAAGTGCCGGAAGGTTGCTGGCTGTGCAGGACATGCGTACTGGGGATCAACCCGCAATGTATCCTGTGTCCTAAGAAGGGTGGTGCCATGAAGGCCACGCGGGCTGGCACCAAATGGGCCCATGTCAGCTGTGCTCTGTGGATACCTGAG GTGAGCATTGCCTGTCCAGAGAGAATGGAGCCCATCACCAAAGTGTCTCACATCCCCCCCAGCCGCTGGTCATTGATCTGCAGCCTCTGTAAGCTTAAAACTGGCGCATGCATCCAG TGCTCTGTGAAAAGCTGCACCATCCCCTTCCATGTGACCTGTGCGTTTGAACACAGCCTGGAGATGAAGACCATCCTGGATGAGGGCGATGAGGTGAAGTTCAAATCCTATTGCCTGAAACACAGCAAGCCCAAAGCAGGCGAGGCTGGCCACAGTCCAGCACGACACAAGCCCCCCACGGAAACTGAGAAACTTGGGCTTCGTGCCCAGAAGctccaggagctggaggaggagttcTACGCTATGGTGCGACCTGAGGAGCTGGCCCAGGATGTAGGCCTCCCCCAGCACCTCTTGGACTTTGTCTTTCAGTACTGGAAGCTCAAGCGCAAGAGCAACTTCAACAAGGTGCTGTTGCCACctagggaggaggaggagaacctTCTGGTACAGCCCAAGGAGGACAGCATCCGCACACGCATGCGCATGTTCATGTACCTGCGGCAGGATCTGGAGAGG GTGAGGAACTTGTGCTACATGGTGACCAGACGGGAGAAACTGAAACTGTCCCACAGCAAAGTTCAAGAACAGGTCTTCAATCTGCAGGTGCAGCTCATTGACCACGAGTTGTCTGCAG GTAAATCTCTTTCTCGTCCTATGGATAAGACCCTCAGTTCACCTCCAAGGATAACGCTAAAACTGAAGATGCCCAAAGGGACACTGGGAAATGGCAAATCCAGCTTCAAGTCAGGTAACAAGCCCCTGTGCCCAGACAACAGTGAGAATGTTTTTGACAAGCGCAGTGGCAGGACGGGGCGGGGCCAGAGGGCATTCCTCAGCAATGGTCTTCCAGCTGTTAGGGAAGGTGGGCCTGGTCCTATGTCACTCACCAAACCATCAGGTAAACCGCTGGCTCTTCAGGCTGCTCTTCATGGTCATTCAGCCAATGGGAGCAGTaggctggagcaggagcaaGGCCGGTCCGCTAAATCCAATGGGGTCATGAAGAAGTCTGCAGTTAAAGACTCTTGCCAGGTTTCTGGTGACCAGGACACCCCTAATTATATCACTGATGAAGGTGGCTCCCCTAAAAATCTGGgtggaaagagagaaagaatggAGGGCTCTGCCCGGGTTTCGATGAGCCGGCagggacaagcagctctgagCGATGGATACTGCCCTGACTTGGAGCACAGCGACTCGGAGCCCGAAGCCAAGGGCCGGAGACGGAGGGCCAGAGCCCCAGGGGGCAGCCCAGAGGAGTATCCAACAGAGCACTACGGCGGAAAAGGTGGCAACAGGAGCAAACTGTTACTGGGGTCCAGAATCTCTGTGCAAAGGTCCTGA
- the LOC108920594 gene encoding protein Jade-3-like isoform X1: MKRHRSSSSSDSSDNESPSTSFCSSSQYGGKGGTPAVAPKKPAEVFRKDLISAMKLPDSHHIPPEDYYLLMDTWKQEWEKGVQVPAYPDGIPQPSVRVEPEMAQQTRAYHREARPQWIVAEKPKEILFSRPRKYIQVCSQEPQEPGYVNILELAEAMCRYDLDDMDLYWLEELNAELRDMGEVMMDELTLERAMEALERQCHDNMNHAIETEEGLGIEYDEDVVCDVCRSPDSEEGNDMVFCDKCNICVHQACYGIVKVPEGCWLCRTCVLGINPQCILCPKKGGAMKATRAGTKWAHVSCALWIPEVSIACPERMEPITKVSHIPPSRWSLICSLCKLKTGACIQCSVKSCTIPFHVTCAFEHSLEMKTILDEGDEVKFKSYCLKHSKPKAGEAGHSPARHKPPTETEKLGLRAQKLQELEEEFYAMVRPEELAQDVGLPQHLLDFVFQYWKLKRKSNFNKVLLPPREEEENLLVQPKEDSIRTRMRMFMYLRQDLERVRNLCYMVTRREKLKLSHSKVQEQVFNLQVQLIDHELSAGKSLSRPMDKTLSSPPRITLKLKMPKGTLGNGKSSFKSGNKPLCPDNSENVFDKRSGRTGRGQRAFLSNGLPAVREGGPGPMSLTKPSGKPLALQAALHGHSANGSSRLEQEQGRSAKSNGVMKKSAVKDSCQVSGDQDTPNYITDEGGSPKNLGGKRERMEGSARVSMSRQGQAALSDGYCPDLEHSDSEPEAKGRRRRARAPGGSPEEYPTEHYGGKGGNRSKLLLGSRISVQRS, encoded by the exons ATGAAACGCCACAGATCTTCAAGCAGCAGTGACAGTTCTGACAATGAGA GTCCCTCAACCTCGTTCTGCTCTTCCAGCCAGTATGGAGGGAAAGGCGGAACCCCTGCTGTTGCACCAAAGAAACCAGCAGAG GTATTCCGAAAAGACTTGATCAGTGCCATGAAGCTCCCGGACTCTCACCACATCCCTCCAGAAGATTACTACCTGCTAATGGACACCTGGAAACAGGAGTGGGAGAAGGGGGTCCAAGTGCCCGCCTATCCTGATGGTATCCCCCAGCCTTCTGTCAG agTGGAACCAGAAATGGCACAGCAGACCAGAGCATACCACAGAGAGGCCAGGCCGCAGTG GATTGTTGCAGAGAAACCCAAAGAGATCCTTTTCTCCCGGCCAAGGAAGTACATCCAGGTTTGCAGCCAGGAGCCCCAGGAACCCGGATATGTTAACATCTTGGAGCTAGCCGAGGCTATGTGCCGCTACGACCTGGACGACATGGACCTCTACTGGCTCGAGGAGCTCAACGCAGAGCTCAGGGATATGG GCGAGGTCATGATGGATGAGCTGACCTTGGAGCGTGCTATGGAGGCCCTGGAGCGCCAGTGTCATGACAACATGAACCATGCCATCGAGACAGAGGAGGGCCTGGGCATTGAGTACGATGAGGATGTTGTTTGTGACGTGTGCCGCTCGCCTGATAGTGAAGAGGGCAACGATATGGTTTTCTGTGATAAGTGCAACATCTGTGTGCATCAG GCATGTTATGGCATCGTGAAAGTGCCGGAAGGTTGCTGGCTGTGCAGGACATGCGTACTGGGGATCAACCCGCAATGTATCCTGTGTCCTAAGAAGGGTGGTGCCATGAAGGCCACGCGGGCTGGCACCAAATGGGCCCATGTCAGCTGTGCTCTGTGGATACCTGAG GTGAGCATTGCCTGTCCAGAGAGAATGGAGCCCATCACCAAAGTGTCTCACATCCCCCCCAGCCGCTGGTCATTGATCTGCAGCCTCTGTAAGCTTAAAACTGGCGCATGCATCCAG TGCTCTGTGAAAAGCTGCACCATCCCCTTCCATGTGACCTGTGCGTTTGAACACAGCCTGGAGATGAAGACCATCCTGGATGAGGGCGATGAGGTGAAGTTCAAATCCTATTGCCTGAAACACAGCAAGCCCAAAGCAGGCGAGGCTGGCCACAGTCCAGCACGACACAAGCCCCCCACGGAAACTGAGAAACTTGGGCTTCGTGCCCAGAAGctccaggagctggaggaggagttcTACGCTATGGTGCGACCTGAGGAGCTGGCCCAGGATGTAGGCCTCCCCCAGCACCTCTTGGACTTTGTCTTTCAGTACTGGAAGCTCAAGCGCAAGAGCAACTTCAACAAGGTGCTGTTGCCACctagggaggaggaggagaacctTCTGGTACAGCCCAAGGAGGACAGCATCCGCACACGCATGCGCATGTTCATGTACCTGCGGCAGGATCTGGAGAGG GTGAGGAACTTGTGCTACATGGTGACCAGACGGGAGAAACTGAAACTGTCCCACAGCAAAGTTCAAGAACAGGTCTTCAATCTGCAGGTGCAGCTCATTGACCACGAGTTGTCTGCAG GTAAATCTCTTTCTCGTCCTATGGATAAGACCCTCAGTTCACCTCCAAGGATAACGCTAAAACTGAAGATGCCCAAAGGGACACTGGGAAATGGCAAATCCAGCTTCAAGTCAGGTAACAAGCCCCTGTGCCCAGACAACAGTGAGAATGTTTTTGACAAGCGCAGTGGCAGGACGGGGCGGGGCCAGAGGGCATTCCTCAGCAATGGTCTTCCAGCTGTTAGGGAAGGTGGGCCTGGTCCTATGTCACTCACCAAACCATCAGGTAAACCGCTGGCTCTTCAGGCTGCTCTTCATGGTCATTCAGCCAATGGGAGCAGTaggctggagcaggagcaaGGCCGGTCCGCTAAATCCAATGGGGTCATGAAGAAGTCTGCAGTTAAAGACTCTTGCCAGGTTTCTGGTGACCAGGACACCCCTAATTATATCACTGATGAAGGTGGCTCCCCTAAAAATCTGGgtggaaagagagaaagaatggAGGGCTCTGCCCGGGTTTCGATGAGCCGGCagggacaagcagctctgagCGATGGATACTGCCCTGACTTGGAGCACAGCGACTCGGAGCCCGAAGCCAAGGGCCGGAGACGGAGGGCCAGAGCCCCAGGGGGCAGCCCAGAGGAGTATCCAACAGAGCACTACGGCGGAAAAGGTGGCAACAGGAGCAAACTGTTACTGGGGTCCAGAATCTCTGTGCAAAGGTCCTGA